The proteins below are encoded in one region of Styela clava chromosome 4, kaStyClav1.hap1.2, whole genome shotgun sequence:
- the LOC120326789 gene encoding xyloside xylosyltransferase 1-like yields the protein MVSRSLREEKMMSALLENKLLQLLLLLLLLSSVVLFYSFAGSSESVFSETKSFKAVVHEKEKRADNVPLDQAAKHNEEFNNDFHILMMFTNVDQRPVLEKKLKNMLESLFEHAKFDAEQILHLHFVCDDKSKDIAKETVFTHSDHPDVHLEAHFHSVDNFAKQIYPIVKNMQEHFGNHNYFKDAIFFLSIAMHRILPTNIHRIVQLDLDLKINANIRDLWNEFDYFRHGNLFGLARENQPVYRHTFWKYRKENPGTKVGNPPPDGITGFNSGVILLNLDLIRDSRFYNEFLDNSKVEKLVKKYYFKGHLGDQDFFTLMNIEHPELFHILDCTWNRQLCQWWKTHGYQDIFDRYFMCDGDVKIWHANCDTPFPE from the coding sequence ATGGTATCTCGTTCTCTGCGTGAAGAAAAGATGATGTCTGCGTTATTAGAGAATAAATTACTTCAGCTGCTATTATTATTACTGCTGTTGTCCTCGGTGgttttgttttatagttttgcCGGATCATCAGAAAGTGTATTCTCTGAAACAAAATCATTCAAAGCAGTAGTTCATGAAAAAGAGAAAAGAGCAGACAATGTACCTCTTGATCAAGCTGCGAAGCATAATGAAGaatttaataatgattttcatattCTAATGATGTTCACGAATGTGGATCAGCGTCCTGTTTTGGAAAAGAAGTTGAAAAACATGCTAGAATCACTCTTTGAACATGCCAAATTTGATGCGGAACAAATTTTACATTTGCATTTTGTATGTGACGATAAAAGCAAGGACATTGCAAAGGAAACAGTGTTCACCCATTCCGATCATCCTGATGTTCATTTGGAAGCACATTTCCATAGTGTCGataattttgcaaaacaaatttATCCCATTGTAAAAAACATGCAGGAACACTTTGGTAATCACAATTATTTCAAGGATGCAATTTTCTTCCTGTCTATAGCAATGCATAGGATTCTGCCAACAAATATACACAGAATTGTTCAACTTGATTTGGACCTCAAAATAAATGCAAATATCCGTGATCTTTGGAatgaatttgattatttcagGCATGGAAATCTTTTTGGTCTTGCTCGTGAAAATCAACCTGTATACCGACACACTTTCTGGAAATATCGTAAAGAAAATCCTGGAACGAAGGTTGGAAACCCTCCACCAGATGGCATCACAGGTTTTAACTCTGGTGTAATTCTACTGAATTTAGATTTGATTCGTGATTCCAGATTTTACAATGAATTCTTAGACAACAGCAAAGTGGAGAAATTggtcaaaaaatattatttcaaggGACATCTTGGCGATCAGGATTTCTTCACTTTGATGAATATTGAGCATCCAGAACTGTTTCATATTCTTGATTGTACTTGGAACCGGCAGCTATGCCAGTGGTGGAAAACACATGGTTATCAGGACATATTTGATCGTTATTTTATGTGTGATGGTGATGTGAAAATATGGCATGCAAATTGTGACACGCCATTCCCTGAATGA